The nucleotide sequence GCGAAAATGCTGCTTCCTGGGCGTCCGAAATTCATTGGCCCGACTTTTGTCCCAGCAAGGTAAGTGATACCTCAGCCACGGCGGCCGTAGCCTCAACCTCGTTACGCGCGCTATCCCCGATGGCGAGTCATGCGCGTTTACAGGCGCCCTGTCTGCTACTGGCTCCAACCAAGGCACACACCAGGGACATTGCGGGTCACGTTGGCGCGTGGCCCGCACGGCGGCCGATGAGCGTACCCACGGTGCGGACATCGGCCTTTGCCGTACCCGAGGCAACCAGCGGACCAAAACCCGCACAACGCCACCTGAGGGCCTTTCAGGGCCCTCTCCAACAAAGGACCCGGGGTCTCGCCGTTCGGCCCTCACGCGGCCACGCAGAGCCCGTGCCGGGCCTGTCGCGGTCCCCACTCCGGCCGGAGAGGCCGGATCCTCTCCTCGCAGGGCTTCAGCAGTCGGCCGCACTCCGGTTCCGCCCCGAGGCTGTCGCACCCATCCCAGACCCACGGTTCAGACCCCCCCACCGCAGGACACACCGCTCGTGTCGCGCCGACAGGCCGACCCGCACGACAGGCCCCCCACGACAGCTCCGGTGGGCTTCCCGCGCACGCGGGTGCACGCGCACGCGTGCACGCCTTGGGATCGGTCGCTCCGGCCGGGGCACACACAAAATCAGCCTCGGGGTCGGTGCCGGCGGGGCCGTGAGGGACCGTCACCAGGACACCGTCCGCACCAGGAAGCCGCAGGCGCCCCGCTGAGCGCCTTTCGGGAACCGCTGCGACCGGAGGGGCCGGAGGGGCCGGAGGGGCCGGAACGGGCCGGAACGGGCCGGAACGGGCCGGAACGGGCCGGAGGGGCCGGAGGGGCCGGAACGGGCGGAGGGGCCGGAACGGGCTGTGAGACGCTCAGCGGGGCGCATAGCGGCTAGAACAGGGTTGCTGCGGCCTGCGGTTCGGTCTGCTGGGCGTAGGCGGCCAACTCGGGGTGCTCCCGGACCAGCTGCTCACGCAGCCGCCGGACCTCCTCAGCCTCCGCCGCCCGGCGGGCGCGGACCTCCGCGCTCTTGGCCGCTTCGCGCCCGGCGTGCTCGGCGCAGGCGTCGGCCAGCATCGCGTTCCACTGGGCGGCCGCCTTGGCCCTCTCGGCCTGGGCGGCGTACGCCGCGTCCCGCTCGGCGAGCAGGTCCGCCGTGGCGTGCTCGATCAGCTCGGCCTCGGTCCGGTCGTGGCACTGCCAGCACAGGCCATCGGTCGGCCGGGTGCCCTTGCCGGTCGCTGTGCAGCCCTTGCCCTCGCAGTCCCACCACACCGGGGTCGGCCCGGTCTCCCCACGGGGCCCGGGCACGATGCCCTGCCGCCGCGCGGCAAGGCGTTCCGCCCTGCGCTTCTCGCACTTCGGGCAGACGTCCTGCGGGCCCAGTTGGATCCGGGCGCCGTCCTCGCACATCGGGTCCGGGCAATCCGTGGGCGGGCGCACCAGGCCCACCGCAACACCGACCGCTGAGCCGATCCCCTTGCCGCCCGGCAAGGCGTCCGTGGCGTAGCCGTGGTTCCACCACCGGCGCCGCACCCGCGCTGCCAGCTGCTCAGCGGACCGGCGGCCAGGGCGGCCAGGATCGTGTCCCGGATGACCACCGGCCGGTACTTCGGCAGCAGGACGGTCAGGGCCTCGGGCCAGGCAGCCTCCACCATGGCCACCGCGGCGGCCTGCTCGGCCGAGAACCGGGTGCCGGCCTGGGACGCCCTTCGCAGCACGACGAGGCAGTGCCAGCGCTCAGTGAGACCCAGACCGCCCTAAGAAGCGGCGCTTGCAGGACCTCGTCCGTCTCTCGAACGACAGGCTGGATAGGGTCCTTGGATCCGAGCGGGGCCTCCCAGCCGACCTGGCTGAGCTCTCTGCCCATCACCGGTGAGCGAGCAAGCGGGCGCGCAGCTGGTGGGCTGGCTGGGTTCGCGGAGATCGGTCATGACCGGTGACCGATGGAGGCCGGGCCGGTCACCGGTCATAGGGGCGAAGGCGGTCACTTGACCATCGGCCATCGGTCAAAGCACAGGTCAGAGGCACTTGGCGCTGCGGGGACCGGTTCACCGTCGACCGGGTGAACGTGACGGCGGACCCCTGGCCCCGCCCAGTCATCCGTCTCTCAGGAATGGCCGTTGGCTGGGCTTCGGATCGGTCGTGGCTGCTGGTGAGCGAGTCGATCGGGGGACCGGGCATGCCTCAGCAGTCACCAGCGCCTGTCACCAGTCACCAGTCACCAGTCACCAGCGTCGGTCACCAGCGTCGGTCACCGGTGTCGCTCGCCGGTCACCTTCAGGGTCACCGGTCATCGGTCATGAGGGTGTGATCAGCTTCAGACCGAGCGAAGGTGCGCGCGCCCGTGCTGCCGGCGTTGCTCGGCGAGGTGCTTGCCTGCGTCGATCACGCGGCGCTGACCGGTCTTCGGCGACACCCCCAAGCGGCGGGCAGCCTCTGCCCCGGACAGCCTCGCACCGGTTTCCTCTGCCTCGACCAGCCATCCGGCGACGGTAAGAATCTGCTGCTGGACCGGGCCCAGGTCAGCCTCCTCGGTCTGCTGCTCGGGCAGCCGAGCAGCGGCCGCACCAGTATCGGTGGCAGTGGCCTGCCAGTGCCCGGTCTCCCCTGATGCTGCGGGGCCCAGATGATCGGTCAGGACGTCGAAGGAGGTCTGCTGGTGACTTGCTACAGCCGACAGTCGATCATCTGCCGACGGCGCCGGTACCTGGCCGGACTCAGGTGCCGTTTCGGCGGGTGCGCGGACGTCACTTCGGGCCGCCGAGGGCTCAAAGAAGGGGTGGGGACCGCCGCCCGTTCGGTGACCGGTCACCGAACCCTCATCGGTCAGGGCCTTCCGGCTTCCGGGGAACCCGGCCAGCAGTTCCTCCACCTCTCTGGCGGGCAGAGGCCCGCCCGACATCGGGTCCACCACTCCGTAGGCCTCGGCCAGGTGCGAGACGAACGCAGCGGCGTCAGGGAACTCGCCAATACGCGCCGCGTAAGAGCGGTATGCCTCCCAGAGCTCCATCTCCGTCAAATGACCGGGCTCGGCGGCCCTGGGAGCGATTGGCTGTGGCCCGCTCGCCGCTGACTCGTCGCGACCGTAAAGATGGGCGGGACCGAACCCGTCCTGATCGGCAGCCGGCTCCAATGCGTGAGTGAAGCCCGCATCCGTACCTGTGGGACCCGCTACAGACCGCTCCCCCACCGTGCCTGGAGCAGCCACCGAAACGCGCCGAGGTGTATCAGCCCGCTCTACCGTCTGGTGATCGGCAGTCTCCGGCGCCGACGGCAATACGGCCGGCTCTATCCCCGTCACCGCCAGCGCCTCCGGCGCCGTCCGCGACAGCGGCACACCGATGCGGGCGAGCCGCAGCGGCATCAGCGCCTCCACCGGGGCCTTGCGCCGCCAGGCCCGCCCGTACCGCGCCTGCAGCCGGGCCTGGTATATCAGCCGGTCCTGCTCCATGCCGACCGCCTGCTCGTAGGAGCGCAGCTCCCACAGCTTCATCCGGCGCCACAGCTTGAACGTGGGCACCGGCGACAGCAGCCACCGGGTGATGCGCACGCCCTCCATGTGCCGGTCCGCGGTGATGTCCGCGATCCGGCCCACCGCGTGCCGGGCCGCCTCCACCGTCACCACGAACAGGATCGGGATCACGGCGTGCATACCGACGCCCAGCGGGTCCGGCCAGGCCGCGGCACCGTTGAAGGCGATCGTCGCGATCGTCAGCAGCCACGCCGTCTGGCGCAGCAGCGGGAAGGGGATCCGGATCCACGTCAGCAGCAGGTCCAGCGCGAGCAGCACGCAGATGCCCGCGTCGATGCCGATGGGGAAGACGAGCGAGAAGTTACCGAAGCCTTTTTGCAGGGCGAGCGCGCGCACCGCGGAGTACGAGCCCGCGAAACCAATCGCCGCGATGACGACGGCCCCGGCGACCACGACGCCGATGAGTATCCGGTGCGTACGAGACAGCTGAAGCTGAGTCACGTGCTCCTACCCCTCCATCAGTCCCTGTCCTGATCATCGTTCACATTCCCATCGGCCAGGCACAGGACGCCGCAATAATCAGCAGAAGAGGCGCAGGCGCCGTTTTCAGGCAGGGCTTCAACCACCGGTGACGGATAACGCGGACCTGCCGTCGCAACGTGCCGACTAGCACCCTGCACACACGAGGAACTGCAACGGACCCGCTCAGCGACTGCTCAGCCACAGAAGGTGCGCCCCAGCGATTCCCGCACGCGTCATGCGGCACAAGGGAGCTACTCCGCACCATCGACGGCATCAGCCACTGTGCTGCTGGCCTCCAACCACAACCACAGACTTCCCGCCACAAGTCGAGCGTGCTGTACCGACGACGCGAGTACCGGAGCGAAGCGCAGGGCGCAGCCAACCCGTGGGGTCCGCACTGGCATGCCGGAGATCAGCCGACGATGCATGAAACTCAGCCGGGGGCGGGGAGGTGTCTTTGTAGATAGCGGCATCTCCCTGACCTGTATAAACACTCGCGATCCATGCAGATGCCTGCATGGAAAGGTGCTCTCAGGACCCGAGTTGCATGCACGCTCACGCATGGAGGTCACACGTCAAGAGACCGCAACGCGCCGATGCATGGAACCATGAATTAGATGACGTACTTGATATATAAGTGAGGTGGTTCGAACGAAGGAGCATCTCTAGTGGCACAGCCAGCTAGGCGCCCGGCAACACCCCTGCCCCAGCAGAGCGCCAGGCTTGTTCCCGTTCCCCGGCAGGCGTCGGCGTTCGATGACACCCGCAGCGCGCATCAGATCCTCAAGTCGCTGGAAAAGATCAGCCGTAATGGCGGGCACTTCACTGCCGACCCGCCCCCGAAGCGCTACGGCTTCGAAGGCGGTACCCACACGAATGTGTCCCAAGTGCTGCAGGAGAATCTGTGGAGGTTCAACCTCTCGGGCCCAGCCCGCAACCTTCTGGACCACATGTCGGTGACTCACAACGAGGAGGGAGTCGTGGCAGCGAAGCAGACAGCA is from Streptomyces sp. NBC_00190 and encodes:
- a CDS encoding DUF2637 domain-containing protein, which encodes MTQLQLSRTHRILIGVVVAGAVVIAAIGFAGSYSAVRALALQKGFGNFSLVFPIGIDAGICVLLALDLLLTWIRIPFPLLRQTAWLLTIATIAFNGAAAWPDPLGVGMHAVIPILFVVTVEAARHAVGRIADITADRHMEGVRITRWLLSPVPTFKLWRRMKLWELRSYEQAVGMEQDRLIYQARLQARYGRAWRRKAPVEALMPLRLARIGVPLSRTAPEALAVTGIEPAVLPSAPETADHQTVERADTPRRVSVAAPGTVGERSVAGPTGTDAGFTHALEPAADQDGFGPAHLYGRDESAASGPQPIAPRAAEPGHLTEMELWEAYRSYAARIGEFPDAAAFVSHLAEAYGVVDPMSGGPLPAREVEELLAGFPGSRKALTDEGSVTGHRTGGGPHPFFEPSAARSDVRAPAETAPESGQVPAPSADDRLSAVASHQQTSFDVLTDHLGPAASGETGHWQATATDTGAAAARLPEQQTEEADLGPVQQQILTVAGWLVEAEETGARLSGAEAARRLGVSPKTGQRRVIDAGKHLAEQRRQHGRAHLRSV